The stretch of DNA CTATGTTCTTTTGTCTAACGTTTACAAGATCGCAAACCTATATGGGATTTACAGCACAAGCTTTCCAGTTCTACCATACAATGAATATTGGCCCACTTATGAAGGAGATCAAATTTGTCATAATCCAATAATGCGGAGGAACAAGAAAGGTCGCCCAATGAGCACACGTATTAGAACGGAAATGAACAGGATTGATAAGTTGGAGAGAAAATATGTATTGTGTTGTCTTCCTGGTCACGATCGAACTCAGTGTCACAATGTTGGAACTAGTaataattaacattttattttgttGTGAAGTATCATTTTCAAATTACAGTCAAGCTTCTCAATTGTATGAACCATTACTAATTCACTTTTTTTCCATGATTTGTTGTCGTTTTATGAGCACAAAGATCGTTCACACTTGATATAAATAACAAGAATCCAGATAGAAAAAAAACTAACAACAACAAGTCCAAAGGACAACACATACCACAtatatcaaaacaaataaaaatactttACCACAACATTTAACCTCAACATTCATAATTGATAACGACAATCAAGCTAATTTCATTTGGTCCAAACATCATTTCCCTAGCCTCCTAATCATTTGTAACTTGCACCCACCCACGTCGGGCATCGTGTCTCTCAATACTTCTAATTTTTCCGCCTCCAGGTATGTCTAGTCTAAGAAACGAATCAAGTTTCTCTGTAGTTACTCGAAACTTTGGATGTTCTAAAATAGCATCTCCATCAAAGGTTTGTCTCTCGAATAAATTACTTTTCCTTTACGGCGACGAATCTTGTTTGAATGAGTCATGAAGAAATATTTATTTGAAGAAATTGAGAATAGATGTGAACAAATGGATCACACCATATcactatatatttatataagaGGCTTGTctctctaaaataataaaataatcaaaagccCCGCCAATTGCAATATCGGAGCTGtacttaaataattaaataattaaatgctcTGCCAATTACAGTGGCGGTGTTgtacttaaataataaaaaattaattactcTTTTCTAAAAAAGGTTCTAAAAATGTAGTATGTTATTAAAAAATTCTATGTATTAGTTATGTATTTATATTTGACAAGACATATAGGACATGCTTATGTAGCACTTTTAGAGCATTTATAGGAGGTTTTCCAATCTACGGGTTTTTATGTCATTTATGAAACAAATAAGGGCATAGTGGTAAATAGCAAGTGAGGGTTAGGTTAACAGGTTTGCATTAACAATCAGTTTCTTTTCACTTCTCTCCCTCTCTCACgactttcttctctctctctcttactcACGTCGACAATcaactctcttctctctctctctctctctctcacggcGACTCAACTCTATTCTCTCTTTCACGGCGAACTTCTCAAACTCCTAACCGCGAGGACCTCACGGAGGCGGTTCTGTTAAGGTTATATGATTTCTTCATTCTGATTTCTTccattccttttttttcttttctgtttatcATATTCTGTTAGAAGAGGAATAAGGTTTATGAATTAGTATTATCAATTCAAGTGTCAGCAAATGTCTCTATTTTTCTGTTTTCGTGtgtttaaattttagggtttatcAGATCTGTTTTGTACTGAttatgtttttacttggttttcttttgCTATTAGGTTGATTGAtttattgttgttgatttaaTGCTGAAATTATGGCATCATCAAGAAATTTACACGAAACTGAAGTAAgttgattgattttgttttggTTCTTGTTGTTGACGTACTGAATATGTCTATTGGTTGTATTATTTTGGTTGCACTGATTGCTACTTATTGTAGtgaaattaatcattttttttcataaagttAAGGTAAGAATGAGGCATTGCTGTTTCCCGATTAATTTAAGCAGTATCAACGAAAGTTTAACTGCAGTTCAACGTGCCCATATCAAAAGCACCCCATTCAAATGGGTGTCAGATATTTCTAACGATTTCTCAATCTCGGATGGTTTATTATGGGAGTTAGTAAGTAGATGGGACTCACGTAGTAGGGAATTTCGGGTTGGGAATAGGATGGTTCCCTTTACTCTTGTTGATGTTTGTTTTGCTATTGGATTGTCTGTTGTTGATAAGACCCTAGTAGTAGAAGAAGACTAACAATGTGAAACATTAGGTCTATTTAAAGGGGTTGGGGTAACCATTGCCAATATTCGCAAACAACTTCAGAAACACAAGAATAAATTAGTTAATTTTCTAGGCTTTACATATTACTCGCATTTGCAGAGTTTTACTTTCCAAAACCCGGGAATAAGGTATTTACGGGATTTATTAAACACTTGGATGATTTGGATTCACTTGATACATATAATTGGGGTCTTGCTATTTATAACTTTGTGGTTGCTAGTTTATGCGAGTCTTCAATTGTGTTGATAGAAGGACAAAACAAGTCACAGAGTCATTTAAATGGTTGTGCTGCCGTATTGCAGATATATGGATTATATAACTTTACAATACCATATTCTGTCTTGTAATTTTTAATTTACATCTTCTTATATTTGTTATAGATTTGGGCATCCAACCACTTATCTTTGGGGAAAGCACCTGCTGTTTCTAGGTTCACTTTTCCATGGGTATTGAATTGGTCGGTTATACGTATGTagaagaaaaatattgaaaaggCATTTGACAATAATATGGTAGGATTTTGTGTATGTTTTAATTGagaaaaatatgtttttatttgtcaTTGGTTTGACTTGGTTTTTTCTTTGTTAGATAATTGAAAGAGTGGTTGCAACTGAAGAAGAAATGAAATGTGACATAGTCAACACTACCTTGTTTGAACAAGGACAAAAAGTTATGGATCCTCATGATTATCAAAGATTGGTGGCTGAGAATAGAGATTTCCAAGAATGGATAACATTTCTTGAGGGTGAAGTGAGGATGCTCAAAGAGGCAAAAGTTAACACTCTGTTTGAGAATGAGGATGTCCAAGATGATCGACAGATTATGAACTTTATCACCAAAGATGAAGTTGGAAATTCTGTTGGAGATGTTATACATAACACTCCATCAAATGATGATGCCAATGTTGTGGAAAACCAACCAAAGTCTAAATCCAACATGGatagaagaatgaagaagaaaccaAGGGCGAAGCGTAGAAAAAATAGTAGAATGAATTTGTAAATCATTAGTGTTGTAGTGTAGAATTTGGTAGAATTTGACCCACTTTCATGTGTTGTAGTGCAGAATTATACATAATGTTGACAATTTGTGGTTGTATTTTGTTTATGTGCACAATGTATTTTGATTATGCTATAGTTCGCTATGTGTTTAAAATGTTGAGTATGTTATAGTTCATTTTGCGGAGATATCGAATTTTGATGTGGTTCAGTATGTGTTCAAAACTAGCTGTTGTGAATGTATCATAGACTGCTTCTTTCATTGCATACTTGATCCTTTTGTATTTACCATATCCACTAAGCTTTTGaggtatttttttcttcattataTGCCATAATCACCACTTATGACGATTTTTAGGGAagactaactcaatagcatttTTCACATCCTTACATTGATCGGTCACAATAGCCAAAGGTGCTTTTTCTAGCATACAATGAAACCATGACTTGAAAAGCCACACAAAAGAATATGTGTCTTCACCTGATAGCAATCCAAAACCAATTAATGTTGATTGAAGATGGTGATTCACACCCACAAATGCATCAAAAGgcatgttgtcataccccaaaatttgcccattctaTTTCTctaatacaaattcaaatcaatacacaaagctcctagacacattctcctacacatggctctgaaactagggtttgacttattcaaagggaaatcagtgaatcaatggctccaaagcatatcatatggctcaatacatttcacactatctctatgacaagtatcaaaggTCACCTCAAAGAATTggacactcaattgttcagaaaaatcaatagtcgactagttaaCCTAAAAAGTCGACTGTGGTCAaaacaaagtcaaaactcctgattatTTTGTCAAGATACTCATATTGAagtttgatcaagaattgatcatggttcatcaaggaaagaacaaaaatcaacaaatcaaaaagattctaaattagggttttgtacaggaaaagtcaactgaactttgaccagccataactctcacatggaacatcagaaattttccatccaaagctcattttgaaggaaatttgattctctacaattttgtctctcacatgccaagtctaaaaatacttcatttgagagatatggattaaaacattataggtcatttttcaaaagtcaacaaaaggcatttttttcaaaagaacacacaaggaacatggaaaatgatttttatatgagaccaaaggcactggttagaggactctctaaggtttctaaaaagtcttagaacacttccatacctcaaagattgagagagatatgctttgtcaaagatggactattttggagggaaaaatgtgaaagagttttgatctttttgctaatgggcctatatttttaagATCCAAGCTTGTTCCTTATGATATTAAGATCCCATAAACCATTTGCCACGAATTTATGTGATTtctattaattttataagaatttttattcatttaaaattcattaaaattaaagaaaatcaaaagatttATAAGAAAATTTGTTTGGCATCAAATCCAATCTACATTTACTCCAAAAATCAATCAATTTTCGTGCACATGGTAATTGGAAAGAGATTGAATCATTCAAGGCCAAAATTAGAAAGAAtagaaatcaaatttcaatcaaatttgcataatctccaatcaaagattcaaagagaTTCTTTCTGGTTTTGCTAAACCCTAATCCTTCTCTATAAGTACCTGAACAGAGCCAATTGATAGGGTTCACATTTTGCAGCCTTGAAGAGCCCTAGTCCGAGTTCAAAATTGGCAAAAATTCTAAACTCCAATTTTGCGTTGCAAGGCTATTCAAAGCATTTTGATCATTCAAGCACCTTCCCTGGACATCAGTGAAGCTATTCCACTCGCCATACTCGATCAACAAGTCAAGAACCGAGCCCTATTACTCACGGTTTGCATCAAAAGAAACTCTCTTCGATTCCATACATACATGCATTGTTAATATAAATTGCCATTTGATTTGTgtttataatgatgtttggaTGGTTTCTGGTTTGTTTGATTCAAGTTTCGATGCATATATAGCGTTTCACCATGGTTAGGTTTTTAGGTCTCAAATTAGGGATTCCGTTTACAGGTAAAATTAAGACAAACCAAAGCCATGGATAGACTCGTGGGGACGGGACGATCGTGTCTGGAACCTCGCGAAACATTTATTTGCATTCTAGATCGTATTCGTAATTTGCAGGGGAGGATAGCTACGAGCGCAAATCGTAGCAAAATCCTAGCTAATGTTGCAGGTTCTGGCGAAGAAGACGACGTGTTGTCACGAGGCCATTGGTCCGTTTGAAAGTTGGCGCTTCTTTTTCTGTTAATAATGTttgtttatatattatcaaaTAAGGGCGTGTGTTAAACAGCAAGAAGCCATTGGCCTGGTAGTAAGAAGGCGCGTCCAAGAGGCGTTTGAGGTGAGGATCCCCAGTTCGATCCTCCACAGGGCCATATATTTTGCCTATTTTTCCATGTTAAGTGTGGCTTACAGATTCGGTGGATGCAACCCTCAAGAGTCCACCATGCACCCTCATCTCACAACCATCAGATCTCGCTGGCTTCAGATCCAACGTCTTCAAAGCTGCATGTGCACCATGGACCTCAAAAGCTTGCAGCGCGGGATCATAAGCTAAGCTtcctaaattttttattttttattcaataccaattctatttaatttatttttacaccaaattttcttttaatttctttttccctttttcaTAAAGTCAcaaccatttattttaataaaatgtattttataattaaataattaacttgaTTTAGttgttatttgatttaaataattacatgattaatttaatttaattgtttaaatatttaattgggttaacattgttattaattgattaaaatacgtATTAGGATTAGACAATTTAATCGAAAACCTGTTTTGTTGATTTaactaattaggttgaaaaccgataatcaatttggtttttttttattatttattaatcatggttaacttgtgccctaaatcagggtttGTGAGATTTATcagtagatcattc from Vicia villosa cultivar HV-30 ecotype Madison, WI unplaced genomic scaffold, Vvil1.0 ctg.005793F_1_1, whole genome shotgun sequence encodes:
- the LOC131642769 gene encoding uncharacterized protein LOC131642769, whose protein sequence is MRRNKKGRPMSTRIRTEMNRIDKLERKYVLCCLPGHDRTQCHNVGTKFYFPKPGNKVFTGFIKHLDDLDSLDTYNWGLAIYNFVVASLCESSIVLIEGQNKSQSHLNGCAAIWASNHLSLGKAPAVSRFTFPWIIERVVATEEEMKCDIVNTTLFEQGQKVMDPHDYQRLVAENRDFQEWITFLEGEVRMLKEAKVNTLFENEDVQDDRQIMNFITKDEVGNSVGDVIHNTPSNDDANVVENQPKSKSNMDRRMKKKPRAKRRKNSRMNL